From the genome of Vicia villosa cultivar HV-30 ecotype Madison, WI linkage group LG2, Vvil1.0, whole genome shotgun sequence, one region includes:
- the LOC131648742 gene encoding uncharacterized protein LOC131648742, with product MAGRNDVTIAAALEAMAQAMQNQPNTGAHDESRSLATFHRENPSTFKGKYDPDGALAWLKEIERIFRVMDCTLAQKSALCIEFWRKYYPEDVCRKKEIEFLELKQGNLSLTNYAAKFVELAKFPTHYNEALAEFSKCIKFDNGLCLVIKKEIGYQKIRNFLVLIDSCRNFEEDNNAHYRILNEKRGKNQQNRGKSYDAPSGKGK from the exons ATGGCTGGAAGGAATGATGTCACAATTGCTGCTGCCTTGGAAGCGATGGCTCAGGCTATGCAGAATCAACCTAACACGGGTGCACATGATGAATCTCGTAGTTTGGCAACATTTCATAGGGAGAATCCTTCTACCTTCAAGGGCAAGTATGATCCCGATGGAGCGTTGGCTTGGCTTAAGGAGATAGAAAGGATTTTTCGGGTGATGGATTGCACTCTAGCACAGAAAAGTGCgttatg TATAGAATTTTGGAGGAAGTACTACCCTGAAGATGTTTGCAGGAAGAAGgagattgaattccttgagcttaAACAGGGAAACTTGTCGCTTACGAATTATGCTGCAAAGTTCGTGGAGCTGGCAAAATTCCCTACTCACTATAATGAGGCACTTGCTGAGTTTTCAAAGTGTATCAAATTTGATAATGGGTTGTGTCTAGTAATCAAGAAGGAAATTGGGTACCAGAAGATTCGCAACTTTCTAGTTTTGATAGATAgttgcagaaattttgaagaagaCAATAATGCTCATTACAGGATCCTTAATGAGAAGCGAGGTAAGAACCAACAGAACCGTGGAAAGTCGTATGATGCTCCATCTGGTAAGGGAAAATAG
- the LOC131648741 gene encoding uncharacterized protein LOC131648741: MGEMLPHGLYVSSVGNLVIRAMHVKLSATHCFISVDCVKRLVLVLSSMNGEMVIDTPANGSVTTPLICLKCPLSMFDRYFVVYLICLPLSGLDVILGINWLESNYVHINCYNKSVRFSAPDEEKETKFLSSRQLNELIKDEYQEYALMTYLSVENQDAIDELPIVREFPEVSPDEIPYVPPEREVEFAIDLVPSTRPVSMAPYRM; the protein is encoded by the exons ATGGGGGAGATGCTCCCGCATGGATTGTATGTTTCAAGTGTGGGAAACCTGGTCATAAGAGCAATGCATGTAAAACTGAG tgctactcattgttttattTCTGTTGACTGTGTAAAGAGGTTGGTTCTTGTTTTATCCTCTATGAACGGAGAGATGGTTATCGATACTCCAGCTAATGGGTCAGTGACTACTCCTCTTATATGTTTGAAGTGTCCTCTGTCGATGTTTGATAGATACTTTGTCGTGTATCTAATTTGTTTACCGTTGAGTGGTCTGGATGTGATCTTGGGTATTAACTGGTTGGAATCTAACTATGTTCATATTAATTGTTATAACAAGTCGGTGCGGTTTTCTGCTCCTGATGAGGAAAAGGAAACTAAGTTCTTATCTTCTAGACAGTTGAATGAGTTAATAAAGGATGAATATCAAGAGTATGCATTGATGACCTATTTATCTGTTGAGAATCAGGATGCTATTGATGAATTACCAAtagtgcgagaatttcctgaAGTTTCCCCCGATGAAATTCCATATGTGCCgccagaaagagaagtggagtttgctATTGATCTTGTTCCTAgtaccagacctgtttctatggcaccATATAGAATGTAG